A window of Hymenobacter siberiensis genomic DNA:
TTCAAGGTGCGGTTGGACCTGGGGTTTTTGGGCTTCGCGAAAGACTACGTTTGCCGGAAATTTTTTATTCCTATCAAAAAGCCGAAAGGGAAAGAACTCACCGATGAACAACGAGAAATAAATACAAAACAAGCAAGTGAACGAATTACCGTAGAGCATAGCATTGGCGGATTGAAACGTTATCGAATTTTGGAAGACCGATTACGTTTGCATAATTTGAACCTGTACAATGACGTGCTGGGAGTGTGTGCGGGCTTGTGGAATTTCAGCTTAAATCTGTGATTAATAGCTCGCAACAAGTCTAATAGATAAATCTTTGATTGTCCTCACGCTCTAGGCGGCATAAAGGAAAGGCTGTCACCGTCTTACCAGAACTATTTCGAAATTCATCTGCTATCTACCAATTAGCGCGTGCCGACCAAAGTCGGTGGAACCGTCCGGACCCAGAATGGAATATTAGCTGTTGCGACGCTACCATGGCCGTCAAACACCCGCACATATAGTCGGTAAGGCCCTGGTAATTGAGGAGCTTTAATCAGAGCGCCAAAACCATACCCGCTTATAACGGCGTTTTCAACGGACTCAGGTGGAGTAGCTATAATCTTGGCATCGAACGTTTTTTCCACTTCGGGAAGTAGTTCCCAGTGTACGGTCAACGAATCGCCTTCCGGGTCTGACGCCTCAACTATCGAAGGTAATAACTGCCCGACCGTTGCTTCAATACTCGCGCTCGCCCGTCGCCCCGCCAATTGCAAATCCGTTATCAGAGGAGCCCGGTTAGTAGGATACTGCCCTCTCCACAGATAGTTCATCTCATCAACCAAGGCCGTTTTTTCGCCAGTAGGCTCAAATAAGCTGAACCAAGTGGAAGTATATTCAAACTTAGAACCCCAGAAAAAAAGGTAGCTACCTAAACACTTATTGCTATCAGGCTCGATTACCTGCCGGTAGAGGCTACTGACAAAAACGGCTTTTGCCGTACTAGTCTTTTCCAGTTGTGCCCCCCATTTTGTCTCGGCTTCTTCCCAATAGCCCGCGTTACCATATTCAGAAATGATGTAGGGGCCAAGCCAGCCACTGTTCCGCAACAGGGTGGGTAATATCCGAAGCTTTCCATATATATTAAATGACAAAATATCGACTTCTGGAGCCAGGTGATGTAACTCGGCGGCTCGGCTGTCCAAGTCTCCTAGGGTTGTCGTGACTGGATGATAGGGGTCTAGTTCATGAATCATGTGAGCAATGCGGCCGAGCGCGCTAAAAAGCCGTGGCCCTCTAGCAGAAATGTCTACTTCGTTTCCCACGTTCCACATCAGCAGAGCGGGGTGATGACGGTAACGTAACACCTGCTGGCGAATGCGCCCGAGTTGCGCTTCTACCATGGCAGGGTCATAATATGTAAAGTGGGAAGTCTCTGGTTCCATCCACAATCCAAGCATTACACTGAGGCCCGCCTGATGCGCCTCGTCCATGAACGGTTCCGCAAAATCGGAGCTCCAGAGCCGTAGGGTATTGCCACCGGCCTCGCGCAGACGGTCGATTTGCTGAACGCCCGCCCCACCCCTCAAATAGTATGGCTTTCCGCCACGTACTAGGCGAAACCCGCCCTGGGTTGGTTCTACCTTGGTAGGAATAACACCTTGTAAGCGGGTGGTGGATGGCGTAAGCCAGGTTGTATTTTCGGGGGACTTC
This region includes:
- a CDS encoding transposase family protein, coding for MHAVKEIVISTTIRWIGFISRCYGGRHHDYSVLKSVLPVDKEWFKKFKVRLDLGFLGFAKDYVCRKFFIPIKKPKGKELTDEQREINTKQASERITVEHSIGGLKRYRILEDRLRLHNLNLYNDVLGVCAGLWNFSLNL
- a CDS encoding glycoside hydrolase family 2 TIM barrel-domain containing protein, which translates into the protein MKILKRGWVTFLLLVILSAEGCNTKSPENTTWLTPSTTRLQGVIPTKVEPTQGGFRLVRGGKPYYLRGGAGVQQIDRLREAGGNTLRLWSSDFAEPFMDEAHQAGLSVMLGLWMEPETSHFTYYDPAMVEAQLGRIRQQVLRYRHHPALLMWNVGNEVDISARGPRLFSALGRIAHMIHELDPYHPVTTTLGDLDSRAAELHHLAPEVDILSFNIYGKLRILPTLLRNSGWLGPYIISEYGNAGYWEEAETKWGAQLEKTSTAKAVFVSSLYRQVIEPDSNKCLGSYLFFWGSKFEYTSTWFSLFEPTGEKTALVDEMNYLWRGQYPTNRAPLITDLQLAGRRASASIEATVGQLLPSIVEASDPEGDSLTVHWELLPEVEKTFDAKIIATPPESVENAVISGYGFGALIKAPQLPGPYRLYVRVFDGHGSVATANIPFWVRTVPPTLVGTR